In Nostoc sp. UHCC 0926, a single genomic region encodes these proteins:
- a CDS encoding MOSC domain-containing protein, translated as MPYLAKILVYPVKSLDGVEVENAGVLASGALQYDREFAIFDEQGKFVNAKRHAKIHLLRAQFALFNRTISLQIPGADSQQIFHLDDERQALEATLSDFFGFAVTFRQNSLMGFPDDTSAPGSTVISTATLAEVASWFPGLSVDEMRRRMRANIEIDGVPAFWEDQLFSEQGDLFSFQVGDVHFFGVKPCQRCIVPTRDSYLGEAYPNFQKIFANQRQATLPDWVASSPFNHFYRLSVNTQLPPSSAGKILQIGDDVNILPQ; from the coding sequence ATGCCTTACCTAGCCAAGATTTTAGTGTATCCAGTTAAGTCACTGGATGGTGTTGAAGTTGAGAACGCTGGAGTTCTTGCCAGTGGCGCACTACAGTATGACCGTGAGTTTGCCATTTTTGACGAACAGGGTAAATTTGTCAATGCCAAGCGTCATGCTAAAATCCATTTACTAAGGGCGCAATTTGCACTCTTCAATAGAACTATCTCGCTACAAATCCCAGGCGCCGACTCACAACAAATTTTTCATCTGGATGACGAACGGCAAGCGCTAGAAGCAACTTTGAGCGATTTTTTTGGGTTTGCTGTCACATTCAGGCAAAACTCTCTGATGGGCTTTCCTGACGATACATCTGCACCAGGTTCAACGGTAATTAGTACAGCAACGTTGGCAGAGGTAGCTTCTTGGTTTCCTGGTTTAAGTGTAGATGAAATGCGTCGTCGGATGCGTGCCAACATTGAGATTGATGGTGTACCAGCATTTTGGGAAGATCAGCTATTTAGTGAACAAGGTGATTTATTTTCCTTTCAAGTGGGAGATGTCCACTTTTTTGGGGTTAAGCCATGTCAGCGTTGTATAGTCCCAACACGCGATTCTTACTTAGGGGAAGCTTACCCAAACTTTCAAAAAATCTTTGCGAACCAGCGGCAAGCAACCTTGCCAGATTGGGTTGCTTCATCGCCTTTTAATCACTTTTACAGATTGAGTGTCAATACCCAATTACCCCCATCGTCAGCCGGAAAAATTTTACAAATCGGCGATGATGTTAACATACTTCCACAATAA
- the ldpA gene encoding circadian clock protein LdpA yields MTDLFAPLQSLKQGDWFKLICGASFQHLSAVRNLTLAYTLAGADCIDVAADPAVIAAAQAALLVARSLARDAQKRGFDYKGNSPFLMVSLNDGEDPHFRKAEFNPTECPTDCPRPCERICPAQAIIFNNKKEDFSGVVSEKCYGCGRCIPICPYGIIYTSSYVTTPGAIAPLIMSTGVDALEIHTQVGRLAEFQRLWQAISPWADQLKVLAISCPDGDGMTDYLKAIYDLIAPLKSALIWQTDGRPMSGDIGDGTTIAAVKLGQKVLAAKLPGYVQLAGGTNSYTVAKLRAMGLLNDFRLPILDFGLEDANPQSEIQNRSTERSRRSPKSKIAGVAYGSYARVLLSPILDQLENKEVSNTNIKATVRLEEDDGLLWQAVELAHSLVSQIKSQQER; encoded by the coding sequence GTGACTGATCTATTCGCCCCTTTACAATCTCTCAAACAAGGTGACTGGTTCAAGCTGATCTGCGGAGCCAGCTTCCAGCATTTGTCGGCAGTCAGAAATTTAACGTTAGCCTATACTTTGGCGGGAGCTGACTGTATAGATGTTGCAGCTGATCCAGCGGTAATTGCAGCGGCACAAGCAGCGCTACTTGTAGCCAGAAGTCTTGCTAGAGATGCCCAAAAGCGAGGCTTTGACTACAAAGGCAATTCACCCTTTTTGATGGTCAGCCTGAACGATGGAGAAGACCCCCATTTTCGGAAAGCAGAATTTAATCCTACAGAGTGTCCTACAGATTGCCCCAGACCCTGTGAACGGATTTGTCCGGCACAAGCAATCATATTTAACAATAAAAAAGAAGACTTTTCTGGAGTAGTATCCGAAAAGTGCTATGGCTGCGGTCGTTGTATACCAATTTGTCCATATGGTATAATTTATACATCTTCATATGTGACAACGCCGGGAGCGATCGCGCCATTGATAATGTCAACGGGAGTAGATGCCCTAGAAATCCATACACAAGTAGGGCGGTTGGCAGAATTTCAGCGATTGTGGCAAGCAATTTCACCGTGGGCCGACCAATTAAAGGTACTAGCCATCAGCTGTCCTGATGGCGATGGGATGACTGACTACCTAAAAGCAATATATGACCTGATTGCCCCACTCAAGAGTGCTTTAATATGGCAAACCGACGGTCGCCCCATGAGCGGCGATATTGGCGATGGCACTACAATAGCCGCGGTGAAATTAGGGCAAAAAGTTTTGGCAGCTAAATTACCCGGATATGTGCAGTTAGCAGGCGGCACTAATAGCTATACCGTTGCTAAGTTAAGGGCAATGGGACTGCTAAACGATTTTAGATTGCCGATTTTAGATTTTGGATTAGAAGACGCCAATCCCCAATCTGAAATCCAAAATCGTTCGACTGAGCGCTCACGCCGAAGTCCAAAATCCAAAATTGCCGGGGTCGCCTACGGTAGCTACGCCCGTGTATTGCTGTCACCGATTCTGGATCAATTAGAGAATAAGGAGGTAAGTAACACCAATATTAAGGCGACTGTTCGCCTAGAAGAAGATGACGGATTACTTTGGCAAGCTGTAGAACTTGCCCATTCTCTCGTTTCCCAAATAAAGTCACAGCAGGAGCGTTAA
- a CDS encoding dihydroorotase, translated as MSSPQNLLIRRARIILPNGELMIGDVLTRDRQIVEVAPEISQTALATEIDAEGLTLLPGVIDPQVHFREPGLEHKEDLFTASCACAKGGVTSFLEMPNTRPLTTTQQALDDKLERASHKCLVNYGFFIGATAENLPDLLLAKPTPGIKIFMGSMHGQLLVDGETALSAIFAKGDRLIAVHAEDQARINQRRQEFANIHDPAVHSQIQDNQAALLATQLALKLSQKYQRRLHILHMSTAEEADLLRQEKPSWVTAEVTPQHLLLNTSAYEKIGTLAQMNPPLRSPHDNEVLWQALRDGVIDFIATDHAPHTLEEKAQEYPNSPSGMPGVETSLALMLTTAMEGKCTVAQVVNWMSKAVAVAYGIPNKGAIAPGYDADLVLVDLNTYRPVRREELLTKCRWSPFEGWNLTGWATTTIVGGEIVYDKGQVNTQVRGQALTFL; from the coding sequence ATGTCATCCCCACAAAATTTACTAATTCGCCGCGCTCGCATAATTCTACCCAATGGTGAACTGATGATTGGGGATGTGTTGACGCGCGATCGCCAAATAGTCGAAGTTGCCCCAGAAATCTCCCAAACAGCACTAGCCACTGAAATTGACGCAGAAGGGTTAACTTTGTTGCCAGGAGTTATCGATCCGCAGGTGCATTTTCGGGAACCTGGACTAGAACACAAGGAAGATTTATTCACCGCCAGTTGTGCCTGTGCTAAAGGTGGAGTCACTTCTTTTTTAGAAATGCCCAATACGCGCCCCCTGACGACGACACAGCAGGCTTTAGACGACAAGCTAGAACGGGCCTCCCACAAGTGCTTGGTTAATTATGGCTTTTTTATTGGGGCAACAGCAGAGAATCTCCCAGATTTGCTTTTGGCAAAGCCAACACCAGGAATTAAGATTTTTATGGGTTCGATGCATGGTCAGTTGCTGGTTGATGGTGAAACAGCACTCTCGGCGATATTTGCTAAAGGCGATCGCTTGATTGCCGTTCATGCCGAAGACCAAGCTAGAATCAACCAAAGACGCCAAGAATTTGCCAACATCCACGATCCAGCTGTTCACTCGCAAATTCAAGATAATCAAGCGGCCTTGCTTGCAACCCAACTGGCATTAAAACTTTCTCAAAAATATCAACGTCGTCTGCATATTCTGCACATGTCAACTGCCGAGGAAGCAGATTTGCTGCGTCAGGAGAAACCTAGTTGGGTAACAGCAGAGGTGACACCACAGCATTTGTTGTTGAATACTAGTGCTTATGAGAAGATTGGTACATTAGCACAGATGAATCCACCTTTGCGATCGCCCCACGATAACGAAGTTCTCTGGCAAGCTTTGCGCGATGGCGTGATTGATTTCATCGCTACAGATCACGCGCCCCACACCTTAGAAGAAAAAGCTCAAGAATACCCCAATAGTCCTTCGGGAATGCCTGGGGTGGAAACTTCCCTAGCTTTAATGTTAACTACGGCGATGGAGGGAAAGTGTACTGTTGCTCAAGTTGTGAACTGGATGTCTAAAGCTGTAGCTGTGGCCTATGGTATTCCCAATAAAGGAGCGATCGCACCTGGTTACGATGCCGATTTAGTGCTTGTAGATTTAAACACATACCGTCCAGTCCGCCGCGAGGAACTTTTAACCAAGTGCCGCTGGAGTCCCTTTGAAGGCTGGAACCTCACCGGCTGGGCTACAACCACCATTGTCGGTGGTGAGATAGTTTATGACAAAGGCCAGGTAAATACGCAAGTCCGGGGTCAAGCTTTAACTTTCTTATAG
- the lepB gene encoding signal peptidase I has translation MQNQVPDNNSSQQPDNSWIAELGRTIVLSIVLALGIRTFVAEARWIPSGSMEPTLHGTPNQWEADKIIVDKLKYKFADPQRGDIVVFSPTQELQKEQYQDAFIKRVIGLPGEKVQLRDGKVYINNKPLSEANYLTSGQSTVIDVCQSGPQPPFLAKLQTIPADSYLVLGDNRNNSYDGRCWGVVPRQNIIGRAIVRFWPLNHVGGIDKSPLYP, from the coding sequence ATGCAAAATCAAGTGCCTGATAACAATTCTAGTCAACAACCTGATAATTCTTGGATCGCAGAGCTAGGTAGAACAATTGTATTGAGCATTGTTCTAGCTCTGGGAATTCGTACATTTGTTGCTGAAGCACGCTGGATTCCTTCTGGATCGATGGAACCGACTCTGCATGGTACGCCAAACCAGTGGGAGGCAGACAAAATCATTGTCGATAAGTTGAAATATAAATTTGCTGACCCGCAGAGGGGAGATATTGTAGTATTTTCACCTACACAAGAACTACAAAAAGAACAATACCAGGATGCTTTTATTAAACGGGTAATTGGCTTACCTGGAGAAAAAGTACAACTTAGAGATGGCAAAGTCTATATTAACAACAAACCCCTCTCAGAAGCCAATTACCTCACTTCTGGGCAGAGCACAGTAATTGATGTTTGCCAATCAGGGCCACAGCCACCTTTTTTGGCGAAACTCCAGACTATACCAGCTGATTCATATTTAGTACTAGGTGATAATCGTAACAATAGTTATGATGGCCGCTGCTGGGGTGTTGTCCCCCGCCAGAATATTATTGGACGGGCTATAGTTCGCTTCTGGCCTCTAAATCATGTTGGAGGAATAGATAAATCGCCACTATATCCATAA